A genomic window from Streptomyces mirabilis includes:
- the pth gene encoding aminoacyl-tRNA hydrolase, which translates to MGDTDVTTDAGAPWLIVGLGNPGPEYAMNRHNVGFMVADLLAERIGGRFKRAGKAQAQVIEGRIGPPGPANRRVILAKPMSYMNLSGGPVTALRDFYKVPTANIVAIHDELDIDYGVLRLKLGGGDNGHNGLKSMTKAMGSDYHRVRFGIGRPPGRMQVADFVLKDFSSAERKELDYFVDRASDAVECLVIEGLERAQGTYNS; encoded by the coding sequence ATGGGAGACACCGACGTGACGACCGATGCGGGCGCCCCCTGGCTGATCGTGGGCCTCGGCAACCCGGGCCCCGAGTACGCCATGAACCGGCACAACGTGGGCTTCATGGTCGCCGACCTGCTGGCGGAGCGGATCGGCGGCAGGTTCAAGCGGGCCGGCAAGGCACAGGCGCAGGTGATCGAGGGGCGTATCGGCCCGCCGGGCCCGGCGAACCGCCGGGTGATCCTGGCCAAGCCGATGTCGTACATGAACCTGTCCGGCGGCCCGGTGACCGCGCTGCGGGACTTCTACAAGGTGCCGACGGCGAACATCGTCGCGATCCATGACGAGCTGGACATCGACTACGGTGTGCTGCGCCTGAAGCTCGGTGGTGGCGACAACGGCCACAACGGGCTGAAGTCGATGACGAAGGCGATGGGCTCCGACTACCACCGGGTGCGGTTCGGCATCGGGCGGCCTCCGGGGCGGATGCAGGTCGCCGACTTCGTCCTGAAGGACTTCTCCTCGGCGGAGCGCAAGGAACTCGACTACTTCGTGGACCGGGCCTCGGACGCCGTGGAGTGCCTCGTCATCGAGGGGCTGGAGCGGGCGCAGGGCACGTACAACTCCTGA
- a CDS encoding sensor histidine kinase encodes MTTTGEEHTAAGIGPWWWVRWRSAVLDASLASASAVECAVEGIPFARDAGLPVPVGVGFGLVAGSVLLLRRRWPIAVVLVSIAITPAQMGFLMGLVGLYTLAASELPRRIIGALAGMSFAGMLIVTFVRAHQGMVRGDVTMGDWFVPFVSITTAIGMTAPPVLLGLYVGARRRLMESLRERADSLERELQLLAERAEERAEWARNEERTRIAREMHDVVAHRVSLMVVHAAALQAVARKDPEKAVKNAALVGDMGRQALTELREMLGVLRTGDGLSSVRVRSVPLAAVGVAAAVAASRAVDDGAEGPSLAELDELVGQSAAAGMVVDLSVEGDTRGYAAEIEQTAYRVVQEALTNVHKHAAGAKTHVRLAHRDAEIAMQVENECPPEPGSASAMHLPSGGNGLVGMKERVAALGGVFVSGPTDSGGFRVSAVIPA; translated from the coding sequence ATGACCACGACGGGGGAAGAGCACACCGCGGCCGGTATCGGGCCGTGGTGGTGGGTCAGATGGCGTAGTGCGGTGTTGGACGCGAGCCTCGCGTCGGCGTCGGCGGTGGAGTGCGCGGTCGAGGGGATTCCGTTCGCGCGCGACGCGGGCCTGCCGGTTCCGGTGGGTGTGGGGTTCGGACTGGTCGCCGGCTCCGTGCTGCTGTTGCGCCGGCGCTGGCCGATCGCGGTCGTGCTGGTGTCGATCGCCATCACGCCGGCCCAGATGGGGTTCCTGATGGGACTCGTCGGGCTGTACACGCTGGCCGCGTCCGAGCTGCCGCGCCGGATCATCGGGGCGCTCGCGGGGATGTCCTTCGCGGGGATGCTGATCGTCACGTTCGTGCGGGCGCACCAGGGCATGGTCCGCGGGGACGTGACGATGGGGGACTGGTTCGTTCCGTTCGTCTCCATCACGACCGCGATCGGGATGACCGCGCCGCCCGTGCTGCTCGGGTTGTACGTGGGGGCGCGGCGGCGGCTGATGGAGAGCCTGCGGGAGCGGGCGGACTCGTTGGAGCGGGAGTTGCAGCTGCTCGCCGAGCGGGCCGAGGAGCGGGCGGAGTGGGCGCGCAACGAGGAGCGGACACGGATCGCGCGGGAGATGCACGACGTGGTGGCGCACCGGGTGTCGTTGATGGTGGTGCACGCGGCGGCGTTGCAGGCCGTGGCGCGGAAGGATCCCGAGAAGGCCGTGAAGAACGCCGCGCTGGTGGGGGACATGGGGCGGCAGGCGTTGACGGAGTTGCGCGAGATGTTGGGTGTGCTGCGTACGGGGGACGGGTTGTCGTCCGTGCGGGTGCGGTCGGTGCCGTTGGCGGCCGTGGGGGTGGCGGCCGCGGTGGCGGCCTCGCGGGCGGTCGATGACGGGGCCGAGGGGCCGAGTCTTGCCGAGCTGGACGAGCTGGTCGGGCAGTCGGCGGCTGCGGGGATGGTGGTGGATCTCTCAGTGGAGGGTGACACCCGGGGGTATGCGGCGGAGATCGAGCAGACGGCGTACCGGGTGGTTCAGGAGGCTCTGACCAACGTGCACAAGCATGCGGCGGGGGCGAAGACGCATGTTCGGCTCGCTCATCGCGACGCGGAGATCGCGATGCAGGTGGAGAACGAGTGTCCGCCGGAGCCGGGGTCGGCGTCGGCCATGCATCTGCCCAGTGGTGGTAACGGTTTGGTGGGTATGAAGGAGCGGGTTGCCGCGCTGGGGGGAGTGTTCGTGTCCGGGCCGACGGATTCGGGTGGGTTCCGGGTGTCGGCGGTGATCCCGGCGTAG
- a CDS encoding 50S ribosomal protein L25/general stress protein Ctc: MSEVKLAAETRTEFGKGAARRIRRDSKVPAVVYGHGAEPVHITLPGHELLLALRTPNVLLSLDIEGKTQLAIPKAVQRDAIKGFLEHVDLLLVKRGEKVTVEVFVQTEGELAPGSFLLEHVLNTLTVEAEATHIPESVTVSIAGLEAGASIHAKDIPLPKGTTLAIDEDAVVLQVLSAQAEEPSEGEAAGDEAAEA, from the coding sequence ATGTCCGAGGTCAAGCTCGCCGCCGAGACCCGCACCGAGTTCGGCAAGGGCGCCGCCCGCCGCATCCGCCGTGACAGCAAGGTTCCCGCCGTGGTCTACGGCCACGGTGCCGAGCCCGTCCACATCACGCTGCCGGGCCACGAGCTGCTGCTCGCCCTGCGCACCCCGAACGTCCTGCTCTCCCTGGACATCGAGGGCAAGACCCAGCTGGCGATCCCGAAGGCCGTCCAGCGCGACGCCATCAAGGGCTTCCTCGAGCACGTCGACCTGCTCCTCGTGAAGCGCGGCGAGAAGGTCACCGTCGAGGTCTTCGTGCAGACCGAGGGCGAGCTGGCCCCGGGCAGCTTCCTGCTCGAGCACGTGCTGAACACCCTCACGGTCGAGGCCGAGGCCACCCACATCCCGGAGTCGGTCACCGTCTCCATCGCGGGCCTGGAGGCCGGTGCCTCCATCCACGCCAAGGACATCCCGCTGCCCAAGGGCACCACGCTGGCGATCGACGAGGACGCGGTCGTCCTGCAGGTCCTGTCCGCCCAGGCGGAGGAGCCCTCCGAGGGCGAGGCCGCGGGCGACGAGGCCGCCGAGGCCTGA
- the glmU gene encoding bifunctional UDP-N-acetylglucosamine diphosphorylase/glucosamine-1-phosphate N-acetyltransferase GlmU has translation MSVNPPAAVVVLAAGEGTRMKSATPKVLHELCGRSLVGHVLAAARALEPENLVVVVGHAREKVTAHLAEIDPGVRTAVQAEQNGTGHAVRMGLEELGGVVDGTVVVVCGDTPLLSGETLRQLAATHTSDGNAVTVLTAEVPDATGYGRIVRDGASGAVTAIVEHKDANESQRAIREINSGVFAFDGQLLADALGKVRTDNSQGEEYLTDVLGILREAGHRVGAAVAGDHREIAGINNRVQLAEARRILNDRLLTEAMLAGVTVVDPASTWIDVTVTFEQDAIVHPGTQLQGATHLAEGAEVGPNSRLKDTTVGAGARVDNTVADSAEVGPRASVGPFAYLRPGTRLGLKAKIGTYVETKNATIGEGTKIPHLSYVGDATIGEYSNIGAASVFVNYDGQEKHHTTVGSHCRTGSDNMFVAPVTVGDGAYTAAGSVITKDVPPGSLAVARGQQRNIEGWVARKRPGSAAAKAAEAASREPEGEA, from the coding sequence GTGAGCGTCAATCCTCCGGCAGCCGTCGTCGTTCTCGCAGCGGGTGAGGGCACCCGTATGAAGTCGGCCACACCCAAGGTCCTGCACGAACTGTGCGGCCGCTCCCTGGTCGGCCATGTGCTCGCGGCCGCGCGCGCGTTGGAGCCGGAGAACCTGGTCGTCGTGGTGGGTCACGCCCGCGAGAAGGTCACCGCGCACCTCGCCGAGATCGACCCCGGCGTACGGACGGCCGTGCAGGCCGAACAGAACGGCACCGGCCACGCCGTACGGATGGGCCTGGAAGAGCTGGGCGGCGTCGTCGACGGCACGGTCGTCGTGGTCTGCGGCGACACCCCGCTGCTCAGCGGCGAGACCCTGCGGCAGCTCGCCGCCACCCACACCTCCGACGGCAACGCCGTCACGGTGCTCACCGCCGAGGTCCCCGACGCCACCGGCTACGGCCGCATCGTGCGGGACGGTGCCAGCGGCGCGGTCACCGCGATCGTCGAGCACAAGGACGCGAACGAGTCGCAGCGCGCGATCCGTGAGATCAACTCCGGGGTCTTCGCCTTCGACGGGCAGCTCCTCGCGGACGCGCTCGGGAAGGTGCGGACGGACAACAGCCAGGGTGAGGAGTACCTGACCGACGTCCTCGGGATCCTGCGCGAGGCCGGGCACCGGGTCGGCGCGGCCGTCGCCGGCGACCACCGTGAGATCGCCGGTATCAACAACCGCGTCCAGCTCGCCGAGGCCCGCCGCATCCTCAACGACCGCCTGCTCACCGAGGCCATGCTCGCCGGAGTGACCGTCGTCGACCCCGCCTCGACCTGGATCGACGTGACCGTCACCTTCGAGCAGGACGCGATCGTCCACCCGGGCACCCAGCTCCAGGGCGCCACACACCTCGCCGAGGGCGCCGAGGTCGGCCCCAACTCCCGCCTCAAGGACACCACGGTGGGCGCGGGGGCCCGCGTCGACAACACCGTCGCCGACAGCGCCGAGGTCGGGCCGCGGGCGAGCGTGGGTCCGTTCGCGTACCTCCGTCCGGGCACGCGCCTCGGTCTGAAGGCCAAGATCGGCACGTACGTGGAGACGAAGAACGCCACGATCGGCGAGGGCACCAAGATCCCGCACCTGTCCTACGTGGGCGACGCGACGATCGGCGAGTACTCGAACATCGGTGCGGCGAGCGTCTTCGTGAACTACGACGGGCAGGAGAAGCACCACACCACCGTGGGCTCCCACTGCCGTACCGGTTCGGACAACATGTTTGTGGCTCCTGTCACTGTCGGGGACGGCGCCTACACCGCGGCGGGCTCCGTGATCACCAAGGACGTACCCCCCGGTTCGCTGGCCGTGGCCCGTGGCCAGCAGCGGAATATCGAGGGTTGGGTGGCCCGCAAGCGTCCCGGAAGCGCGGCCGCGAAGGCGGCGGAGGCGGCCTCCCGGGAGCCGGAGGGCGAAGCCTGA
- a CDS encoding SMI1/KNR4 family protein produces MTTGRLGQQAAPPNAAYAGQVVHFPDPVRAARHPRGVRVDAHGYPDFSPYARAAAEIAEPPEGFGVDELRLTDYVSANAALATAGHDLWDTIPSVATPHGWTWHHVRGTRRMELVPVEVKALLRHHGGIATAAVDHGKRGTRPLQDTRPAHFGLPKSSVAVSEQQVLGVEEDLGYRLPGAYRSFLKAAGGCAPVGAALDAELGLLVDQPFFTVREEAAVNDLVYINKCLRDHLTKDYLCVGFVQGGLLAVKVKGDAIGSVWFCAYDDARDQDAWPPAERVQRLLLPCGADFDQFLSRLAGNPPELETVANLMVDGGFARAVPVSSLGE; encoded by the coding sequence ATGACGACAGGTCGGCTCGGGCAGCAAGCCGCGCCGCCGAACGCGGCCTACGCCGGGCAGGTCGTGCATTTCCCGGATCCGGTCCGGGCCGCTCGCCACCCCAGGGGTGTGCGGGTCGACGCGCACGGCTACCCCGACTTCTCGCCGTACGCGCGTGCCGCCGCGGAGATCGCCGAGCCCCCGGAGGGTTTCGGCGTGGACGAACTGCGGTTGACGGACTATGTGTCGGCGAACGCCGCGCTCGCCACCGCGGGGCACGACCTGTGGGACACGATTCCGTCCGTGGCCACTCCGCATGGCTGGACCTGGCACCATGTGCGGGGCACACGGCGGATGGAGCTCGTCCCCGTGGAGGTCAAGGCGCTGTTGCGGCATCACGGCGGCATCGCGACGGCGGCCGTCGATCACGGCAAGCGGGGGACGCGTCCGTTGCAGGACACGCGGCCCGCGCACTTCGGGCTGCCGAAGTCGTCGGTCGCGGTGAGCGAGCAGCAGGTGCTCGGGGTCGAGGAGGATCTCGGCTATCGGCTGCCGGGCGCCTATCGGTCCTTCCTGAAGGCCGCGGGCGGGTGCGCGCCGGTCGGTGCCGCGCTCGACGCGGAACTGGGTCTGCTGGTGGACCAGCCGTTCTTCACGGTGCGCGAGGAAGCCGCCGTGAACGACCTCGTCTACATCAACAAGTGCCTGCGCGACCATCTGACCAAGGATTATCTGTGCGTCGGATTCGTGCAGGGCGGCCTGCTCGCCGTCAAGGTGAAGGGTGACGCGATCGGGTCGGTCTGGTTCTGCGCGTACGACGATGCCCGCGACCAGGACGCCTGGCCGCCGGCCGAGCGTGTGCAGCGGCTGTTGCTGCCCTGCGGCGCCGACTTCGACCAGTTCCTGTCCCGACTCGCGGGCAATCCGCCGGAGTTGGAGACGGTGGCGAACCTGATGGTGGACGGTGGCTTCGCGCGCGCCGTTCCTGTCTCTTCCCTGGGGGAGTGA
- a CDS encoding ribose-phosphate diphosphokinase translates to MTGFKTTGEKKMMFFSGRAHPELAEEVAHKLGVGVVPTKAFDFANGEIYVRYQESARGADCFLMQSHTAPINKWIMEQLIMIDALKRASARSITVIVPFYGYARQDKKHRGREPISARLIADLMKTAGADRILTVDLHTDQIQGFFDGPVDHLFALPILADYVGAKVDKSKLTVVSPDAGRVRVADRWCDRLDAPLAIVHKRRDKDVANQVTVHEVVGDVKGRVCVLVDDMIDTGGTICAAADALFAHGAEDVIVTATHGVLSGPAADRLKNSKVSEFIFTDTLPTPGELELDKITVLSIAPTIANAVREVFEDGSVTSLFEEQ, encoded by the coding sequence GTGACCGGGTTCAAGACGACCGGCGAGAAGAAGATGATGTTCTTCTCCGGCCGCGCCCACCCCGAGCTTGCCGAGGAGGTCGCCCATAAGCTGGGTGTCGGGGTTGTCCCGACGAAGGCCTTCGACTTCGCCAACGGTGAGATCTACGTCCGCTACCAGGAGTCCGCGCGCGGCGCCGACTGCTTCCTGATGCAGAGCCACACGGCTCCCATCAACAAGTGGATCATGGAGCAGTTGATCATGATCGACGCTCTGAAGCGGGCCTCCGCTCGGAGCATCACCGTGATCGTGCCCTTCTACGGTTACGCGCGGCAGGACAAGAAGCACCGTGGACGTGAACCGATCTCGGCGCGTCTGATCGCCGATCTGATGAAGACCGCGGGCGCCGACCGGATCCTCACGGTCGACCTGCACACCGACCAGATCCAGGGCTTCTTCGACGGCCCGGTCGACCACCTCTTCGCGCTGCCGATCCTGGCGGACTACGTCGGGGCGAAGGTCGACAAGTCGAAGCTCACCGTCGTCTCCCCGGACGCCGGCCGGGTGCGCGTCGCCGACCGCTGGTGCGACCGCCTGGACGCGCCGCTGGCGATCGTGCACAAGCGCCGCGACAAGGACGTCGCCAACCAGGTCACCGTCCACGAGGTCGTGGGTGACGTGAAGGGCCGCGTCTGTGTCCTCGTCGACGACATGATCGACACCGGTGGCACGATCTGCGCCGCCGCCGACGCCCTCTTCGCGCACGGCGCGGAGGACGTCATCGTCACGGCCACGCACGGTGTGCTCTCCGGCCCGGCGGCCGACCGTCTGAAGAACTCCAAGGTCAGCGAGTTCATCTTCACGGACACCCTGCCGACCCCGGGCGAGCTGGAGCTCGACAAGATCACGGTCCTGTCGATCGCGCCGACGATCGCCAACGCGGTCCGTGAGGTCTTCGAGGACGGCTCGGTGACGAGCCTGTTCGAGGAGCAGTAA
- a CDS encoding YwqJ-related putative deaminase, translating to MNATHTGTSGDPRVGWSSAEAAHAPTLLHRRDGILPTVAAALSVRGATLTGTAARGDQPPALHPLVQDFLDTLTSAQRDRFTGRCAEAILISRHIATVDATRSKRAARKPMTNGEARKALKQAKLTARRIREDGDPLHGSFAAPCRACTALSDHFGVRVVDPTATTGGS from the coding sequence ATGAACGCGACACATACGGGCACGTCCGGGGACCCGCGCGTCGGCTGGAGCAGCGCCGAAGCGGCCCACGCACCCACCCTCCTGCACCGCCGCGACGGCATACTTCCCACCGTCGCCGCCGCCCTCTCCGTACGCGGCGCCACCCTCACCGGCACCGCCGCCCGCGGCGACCAGCCGCCCGCCCTTCACCCGCTGGTCCAGGACTTCCTCGACACCCTCACCAGCGCGCAACGCGACCGCTTCACCGGCCGCTGCGCCGAGGCGATCCTCATCTCCCGGCACATCGCCACCGTCGACGCCACCCGCAGCAAACGCGCCGCCCGCAAGCCGATGACCAACGGCGAGGCACGCAAAGCCCTCAAACAGGCCAAACTCACCGCACGCCGGATCCGCGAGGACGGCGACCCGCTGCACGGCAGCTTCGCCGCGCCCTGCCGCGCCTGCACGGCGCTCAGCGACCACTTCGGCGTCCGCGTCGTCGACCCGACCGCGACGACCGGCGGCTCCTGA
- a CDS encoding SUKH-4 family immunity protein: MVTFAQAQERAEEWINGEVPGYQHREVRVREFELGFVVWAEDRVDGPRSDGGAQRLVIARDSGEATLWPGLPVGEVIRRYEEEYGVPQASPEAAPAPPARVDLNQTSFLLSPPEWLQEAADKLGIPDRRAGATAGGAHGAGTGGGVGAGSGAGSHAGSPANRASAAGGSMPPSPSSPPAPSSPSDAPPPWPAAATGDERDAGPRDAVGAPGVPASATPWAGTDTAGDGGEDRSVPLPATVFAPPLTDADDKAGPGAPPGVTPDAKTALMSGGSQLPRTAQAPAVDDRTAPPAYGYPQAGPGAPGMPGTPPPGVPVPGVPQGTPPSGPPAAYGYPQGPGGAPGTPPPPPPPGVPQGSPPPGGPGYGYPQGQAPVAPPRPLPPNAGDIADAATSKAQAPPRGARGGGVSAPPPPSAPGVPGVRPGSAPPPPPPSSGPGAPGTPAGGYVPTQLVSQLGPNGPGAPGVPGAPGAPQPPGGTPPGGVHHAATMLAGPPAGAPGAPQPPGTPGTPGAPGAPGAPGAPQPPGTPPPGGVHHAATMLAGPPAGPPVVGPGVPPPPQAPGMPPGAPQPMPGQPMAGQPMPGQPMPGQPMPPGQQPPAYGYPQAGQPTVGPGYQAVLRYRAQDGSEQQLIRRSAPGTPHPEWQILHELRAMNVPPQQVLELHTELESCELPGAYCARMIRESWPQARITSIAPYGTDHASRQQGMHQLLAHQGELHQVADGPARPAPVRAPIPPVQPAPPVPPEAIGQELAAAFGPGLFRFDQAAVSRQGVPNIVAHTLVVAGLPVDMGPFFWAQAQPGRPVPTLAELAQERGVQPAADAGSYLVMGSDFGKAICVQYGTANIVAVPVEAGPGGASVPPQFVNTGLPEFARCLALLGRMWRLRFGLNQEQAGRWTVDFQAQLASLDPAALGSPESWWSVLLEQMWDGLL; encoded by the coding sequence ATGGTGACCTTCGCGCAGGCGCAGGAGCGCGCGGAAGAGTGGATCAACGGCGAGGTGCCCGGGTACCAGCACCGTGAGGTGCGGGTGCGGGAGTTCGAACTCGGGTTCGTGGTGTGGGCCGAGGACCGCGTCGACGGTCCGCGTTCCGACGGGGGCGCGCAGCGGCTCGTCATCGCGCGGGACAGCGGGGAGGCGACGCTCTGGCCCGGGCTGCCGGTCGGTGAGGTGATCCGCCGGTACGAGGAGGAGTACGGGGTGCCGCAGGCGTCCCCGGAAGCGGCCCCGGCGCCTCCGGCCCGGGTCGATCTGAACCAGACGTCGTTCTTGCTGAGCCCTCCGGAGTGGTTGCAGGAGGCGGCGGACAAGCTGGGTATTCCGGATCGGCGGGCGGGTGCGACGGCCGGCGGTGCCCATGGCGCGGGTACCGGGGGCGGCGTCGGTGCGGGTTCCGGTGCGGGTTCCCACGCGGGTTCCCCTGCCAACCGGGCTTCCGCGGCGGGTGGTTCGATGCCCCCCTCCCCGTCTTCTCCTCCCGCTCCTTCTTCTCCTTCGGACGCGCCGCCGCCGTGGCCCGCCGCCGCGACCGGTGACGAGCGGGACGCGGGTCCGCGGGATGCTGTGGGGGCGCCGGGCGTGCCCGCTTCGGCGACTCCGTGGGCGGGAACGGACACCGCCGGGGACGGGGGCGAGGACCGTTCCGTGCCGCTGCCGGCGACCGTGTTCGCGCCGCCGCTGACCGACGCCGACGACAAGGCGGGTCCGGGTGCGCCGCCCGGTGTGACCCCGGACGCCAAGACGGCTCTGATGTCCGGCGGCAGTCAACTCCCGCGCACGGCACAGGCGCCCGCGGTCGACGACCGCACGGCCCCGCCGGCGTACGGCTACCCACAGGCAGGCCCGGGCGCACCGGGCATGCCGGGCACGCCGCCTCCTGGTGTGCCGGTTCCTGGTGTTCCGCAGGGCACGCCTCCTTCTGGACCGCCGGCCGCGTACGGCTACCCGCAGGGGCCCGGTGGCGCTCCCGGGACGCCTCCTCCTCCTCCGCCGCCCGGTGTTCCGCAGGGCTCGCCTCCGCCCGGTGGGCCCGGGTACGGGTACCCGCAGGGGCAGGCCCCCGTCGCGCCGCCGCGGCCGCTGCCGCCGAACGCCGGTGACATCGCCGACGCCGCGACGAGCAAGGCGCAGGCGCCGCCGAGGGGCGCGCGGGGTGGTGGCGTGAGCGCGCCGCCTCCGCCGAGCGCCCCGGGTGTTCCGGGTGTGCGGCCGGGGAGCGCCCCGCCGCCCCCGCCGCCGTCGTCCGGGCCCGGTGCTCCGGGCACCCCGGCGGGCGGGTACGTACCGACGCAGCTCGTCTCGCAGCTCGGCCCGAACGGGCCAGGGGCTCCTGGTGTGCCTGGCGCGCCCGGCGCTCCGCAGCCTCCGGGTGGTACGCCGCCCGGGGGTGTCCATCACGCCGCGACCATGTTGGCGGGTCCGCCCGCGGGTGCTCCCGGCGCGCCCCAGCCTCCCGGTACGCCCGGTACGCCCGGTGCACCCGGTGCACCCGGTGCGCCCGGTGCTCCGCAGCCTCCGGGCACCCCGCCCCCGGGCGGTGTCCACCACGCCGCCACCATGCTGGCCGGTCCTCCGGCCGGTCCTCCGGTCGTCGGTCCCGGCGTACCGCCGCCCCCGCAGGCCCCTGGCATGCCTCCGGGCGCGCCGCAGCCGATGCCGGGACAGCCCATGGCCGGACAGCCCATGCCCGGACAGCCCATGCCCGGTCAGCCGATGCCCCCGGGGCAGCAGCCTCCGGCGTACGGCTACCCGCAGGCAGGTCAGCCGACCGTCGGGCCGGGGTATCAGGCCGTACTGCGCTACCGCGCGCAGGACGGTTCCGAGCAGCAGTTGATCCGGCGCTCGGCGCCGGGGACCCCGCACCCGGAGTGGCAGATCCTGCACGAGCTGCGCGCGATGAACGTGCCGCCGCAGCAAGTTCTGGAGCTGCACACGGAGTTGGAGTCGTGCGAGCTGCCGGGCGCGTACTGCGCGCGGATGATCCGGGAGAGCTGGCCGCAGGCGCGGATCACCAGCATCGCGCCGTACGGCACGGATCACGCGAGCCGTCAGCAGGGTATGCACCAGCTCCTCGCGCATCAGGGCGAGTTGCACCAGGTGGCGGACGGTCCCGCGCGTCCGGCGCCGGTGCGGGCGCCGATTCCGCCGGTGCAGCCCGCACCGCCGGTTCCGCCGGAGGCGATCGGGCAGGAGCTGGCGGCGGCGTTCGGGCCTGGTCTGTTCCGGTTCGACCAGGCCGCGGTGTCGCGGCAGGGTGTGCCGAACATCGTGGCGCACACGCTGGTGGTGGCCGGACTGCCGGTCGACATGGGCCCGTTCTTCTGGGCGCAGGCGCAGCCGGGCCGTCCGGTGCCGACGCTCGCCGAGCTGGCGCAGGAGCGTGGGGTGCAGCCGGCCGCGGACGCGGGCTCGTACCTCGTCATGGGCAGTGACTTCGGCAAGGCGATCTGTGTCCAGTACGGCACCGCGAACATCGTGGCCGTGCCGGTGGAGGCGGGTCCGGGCGGTGCCTCGGTGCCGCCGCAGTTCGTGAACACGGGGCTGCCCGAGTTCGCGCGTTGTCTGGCTCTGCTCGGCCGGATGTGGCGGCTGCGGTTCGGGCTCAACCAGGAGCAGGCGGGCCGTTGGACCGTCGACTTCCAGGCGCAGCTCGCCTCGCTCGACCCGGCGGCGCTCGGCTCGCCGGAGAGTTGGTGGTCGGTGCTGCTGGAGCAGATGTGGGACGGCCTGCTGTGA
- a CDS encoding SUKH-3 domain-containing protein, with translation MHADRSSTTRFPVPVDAALRSAGWQPGRWDIKQAEYWADALRSHESSAGHRHAVFPAAVEAWAEFGGLHVKPSGPGRQLAPTALHFDPLHGLHMARTLGDLGRALDTEVCPLGEESDSRALLAIDSEGRVYALDHTGDWYLGPEIDTALTTLLSGIAPVRLTAG, from the coding sequence ATGCACGCCGACCGCTCCTCCACCACACGCTTCCCCGTACCCGTGGACGCCGCGCTGCGCTCCGCGGGGTGGCAACCCGGGCGCTGGGACATAAAGCAGGCCGAGTACTGGGCCGACGCGCTGCGGAGCCACGAGTCGTCCGCGGGACACCGGCACGCCGTGTTCCCCGCGGCGGTGGAGGCGTGGGCGGAATTCGGCGGACTGCACGTGAAGCCCTCCGGGCCCGGCCGTCAGCTGGCGCCGACCGCGCTCCACTTCGACCCCCTGCACGGCCTCCACATGGCCCGCACCCTCGGCGACCTCGGCCGCGCCCTGGACACCGAGGTCTGCCCCCTCGGCGAGGAGTCCGACTCCCGCGCCCTGCTCGCCATCGACTCCGAGGGCCGCGTCTACGCACTCGACCACACCGGCGACTGGTACCTGGGCCCCGAGATCGACACCGCCCTCACCACCCTCCTGTCCGGCATCGCCCCCGTCCGCCTGACCGCGGGCTGA